The Phycisphaerales bacterium sequence AGCCCCTCACCTTTCTCACAGTCTGGCCCAACCATTGCCACAAGATTGGCCTTCAGCCCATCCTCTGATGAGACGAGGTCGACTTTGGCCCCACTGGCATCCAGGTATTCTGCCACCCAAGAGATCAGCTCAAGGTTACTTTCACAGCTGGTGGTATCAAAGGCAATCAACCGCTGGGCCAGATCAATATCGCTCAGTAAGGAATTCATACCAAGTATGATATCCATCCTTATGTTGATCGCAGGACTTGACCATTTCGTGCTGACTGTGGCTGATCTAGACGAGACGATTGCCTTTTATGTGCGCGCGATCGGGCTTGAGCATATTCGTTTTGGTGAGGGACGGCATGCCCTGAAGTGCGGACAGCAGAAGATCAACCTTCATCCAGCCACCGATCCCATCCATCCACATGCCGCCTTCCCAACCCCAGGAGCCGCTGATTTATGCCTTCTGGTTAATGGTCGCCTTGAAGAGGCCATTGAACGCCTCGAGCAGGCGAAGGTCGCGGTGGAGCTTGGCCCCATCGAGCGAACTGGTTCACAGGGGCCCATCAGATCAATCTACGTGCGTGATCCAGATCAGAATCTCATCGAACTTGCTGAACAACAACCCTCGACATCATCTGGCTAACTGGAGTCCACGATGGCAAAAGCCCTCAAGAAAAAACAGACCACGAAACCCGCCAAGCAGTCAACAAAAAAAAGACTGGTAACTGCAGATGATCTCAGTCGGCTACAGATGGTCAGCGATCCCCAAATCTCACCCGATGGCAAAGAGATTTTATTCACCAAGACACACACAGCGCCAAAGAACAAAAAAACATCAAACCTCTGGCGCGTCCCTTGTGATGGGGGGCGCCCACGACAATTCACCTCCAGCGGCAAAGACAGAGGCGGCCGCTTCTCCCCTGATGGAAACAGCATTGTCTTTGCCTCGGGCCGCAACCCCCAGTCACAACAACTACACATCATTGATCGCCACGGCGGCGAAGCGAAAGAGCTCACCTCTTTTAGCCAAGGATCAATTCATGGCTATGTCTTTAGCCCCGATAGCCGATTACTCGCCGTTTCCTTTCGCGAAACTGACCCACACTTCACCAAGGCAGCTGAAGCAAAGAGAAAGAAAAAAGGCCTCAGTGATCCCCCCTGGGTCATCGATGACTGGTGGTATCGACTTGACGGCGACGGTTACTTTGGAGCCCAGCGTTTTGCTGTGTATATCGTTGAAATTGAAACTGGCAAGCATCGCCGTCTCTATGACAAGGACACCATGGGGTGGACCGAATACGACTTCTCGCCGAATAGCCGCGAGCTTTTGATCGCAACCAATCGCCACAAGCAAGCAATGGTCCGCCGCGATGCTGCTGAGCTGGTCAGAGTCAATGTTGCCAGCGGTAAGATCACACCAGTACGTGGCGTCCCCTCCGGCCCCAAACATGCGCCCAAATGGTCCCCCGATGGCAAGACCATCGCCTGGGCTGGGCTGATCTCCACAGTACCTGGCTGGGGCGCTGAGAATGATTCCTTGTTTGTCATGAATCTTGCAACGAAAAAGATTCGTAACCTGACAAGCAAGCATGACTATTGCACATCAACTGGCACGCTCAGCGACACTGAGGAGATCGAATTTGGAACAAACTTCCACTACATCGAAAACGGCAAACGCATCCTGATCACCATTGGCTTCCATGGACAAAACCAGATCGGTTGTGCCAAGACGAATTCTGGCTCAGTCGAATTGCTGACCTCTGGGCGATGTGGCTATGGCATGGGCAATAGTTCTCATGATGGAACACGCGTGGCACTGATGTGGGGAGATGCGACGCACCCTTCAGAAATTGCGGTAGGAATACTGACCAAAGATGGTCTTGAGAAACGCACCTTAACCAACTTCAATGGGCCGCTTCTAAAAGAACTTAAACTCAGCAAGCCCAAGCCCAAGTGGATCCGATCTGCTGATGGCACGCGGGTACAGCTGTGGGCCATGGATCCAACCGGCGGCCCCAAACGTAAAAAGGCACCAGCCGTACTTGAAGTACATGGTGGGCCACATGCGCAATATGGCGAAGTGTTCTTTCATGAATTCCAGCTCCTCGCAGCCAATGGCTATCGTGTCTTCTACGCCAATCCGCGCGGTAGCAAAGGCTATGGAGAAGCCTTTACCACTTCGATTGAGGGAAGATGGGGCCACCATGATTGGCAGGACATCACCGCCGTCGCCGACCATATGGAATCACGCAATGATGTAGACACGCAGGCCATGGCCATTATGGGCGGCAGCTATGGTGGCTATATGACACTTTGGGCCATTGGTCATACCAATCGCTTTGCGGCAGCAATCACAGACCGATGTGTTTCCAATATGGTGACCATGGGTGGCAACAGTGACTTTATTGATGCACCTGATCATTACTTCCCCGGCAATTTCTGGGACAATATTGACGCGAGATGGGACCAAAGCCCCATGAAACATATTGGCAATGCCAAGACGCCGACCATGATCATTCATAGCGAAGGCGATCTTCGCTGCAATATTGAACAAGCAGAACAGGTCTTCTCGGCACTAAAGCTTCTAAAAGTACCGACTCGCTTTGTCCGATATCCTCGCAGCACAAGCCATGGAATGAGCCGTGACGGCCCTATGGATCTACGGGAGCACCGCCTAGAACAGATCTTGTGGTGGTTCAAACGCCAT is a genomic window containing:
- a CDS encoding VOC family protein, with the protein product MISILMLIAGLDHFVLTVADLDETIAFYVRAIGLEHIRFGEGRHALKCGQQKINLHPATDPIHPHAAFPTPGAADLCLLVNGRLEEAIERLEQAKVAVELGPIERTGSQGPIRSIYVRDPDQNLIELAEQQPSTSSG
- a CDS encoding S9 family peptidase, with amino-acid sequence MAKALKKKQTTKPAKQSTKKRLVTADDLSRLQMVSDPQISPDGKEILFTKTHTAPKNKKTSNLWRVPCDGGRPRQFTSSGKDRGGRFSPDGNSIVFASGRNPQSQQLHIIDRHGGEAKELTSFSQGSIHGYVFSPDSRLLAVSFRETDPHFTKAAEAKRKKKGLSDPPWVIDDWWYRLDGDGYFGAQRFAVYIVEIETGKHRRLYDKDTMGWTEYDFSPNSRELLIATNRHKQAMVRRDAAELVRVNVASGKITPVRGVPSGPKHAPKWSPDGKTIAWAGLISTVPGWGAENDSLFVMNLATKKIRNLTSKHDYCTSTGTLSDTEEIEFGTNFHYIENGKRILITIGFHGQNQIGCAKTNSGSVELLTSGRCGYGMGNSSHDGTRVALMWGDATHPSEIAVGILTKDGLEKRTLTNFNGPLLKELKLSKPKPKWIRSADGTRVQLWAMDPTGGPKRKKAPAVLEVHGGPHAQYGEVFFHEFQLLAANGYRVFYANPRGSKGYGEAFTTSIEGRWGHHDWQDITAVADHMESRNDVDTQAMAIMGGSYGGYMTLWAIGHTNRFAAAITDRCVSNMVTMGGNSDFIDAPDHYFPGNFWDNIDARWDQSPMKHIGNAKTPTMIIHSEGDLRCNIEQAEQVFSALKLLKVPTRFVRYPRSTSHGMSRDGPMDLREHRLEQILWWFKRHLQKRR